A genome region from Microplitis mediator isolate UGA2020A chromosome 4, iyMicMedi2.1, whole genome shotgun sequence includes the following:
- the LOC130666651 gene encoding mitochondrial inner membrane protease subunit 2, with amino-acid sequence MGPIVRNILIGIPIGITFVDTVGYIARVDGISMQPALNPNSHVTDYVFLNRWSVRNYNFNRGDIISFVSPKHPDQTLIKRVIGLEGDEIRTIKYKLPYLRVPKGHCWVEGDHTGHTVDSNTFGPVSLGLVTARASCIVWPPSRWQFLSPVLPEHRVPLRISKHQPA; translated from the exons ATGGGACCCATTGTTCGTAATATCCTCATAGGAATCCCTATTGGAATAACATTTGTCGACACAGTGGGATACATAGCACGTGTTGATGGTATCTCTATGCAACCCGCATTGAATCCAAATTCCCATGTAACTGATTACGTATTTTTAAATCGCTGGAGTGTacgtaattacaattttaatcgCGGTGATATCATTTCATTTGTATCACCTAAACATCCTGATCAAACGCTGATAAAACGTGTGATAGGACTCGAAGGAGACGAAATCAGAACCATTAAATACAAACTACCATATTTGAgg gtaccaaaaGGCCATTGTTGGGTTGAGGGTGATCATACAGGTCACACCGTTGACTCAAATACATTTGGCCCAGTTTCTTTGGGGCTGGTTACTGCTCGAGCGAGTTGCATTGTATGGCCACCTAGTAGATGGCAATTTCTCAGTCCTGTTTTACCAGAACATCGAGTGCCATTGAGAATTTCAAAACATCAACCAGcttag
- the LOC130666650 gene encoding KICSTOR complex protein ITFG2-like — protein MRAVNFVQRLQWDINGNVLTHGIVIGDVDNDGDNELVVGTSEGELYIFKGTEVWHKTTGLGLISCVAIGDIFNYGRNALVVVCGDGWVHIYYSPRSVNPSTNTITNSQVINKEFLDKIGGINFDHFSNTVESDQLTSKMECVHLQRIPTNTKFILIADVDRDGANEMILGLTDRVVRSYRWSSNADLGTGKLIGLNKWECANQIGTVTLQHMSDGTPTLLVAQPGGTFMRIKCNRDDTELRDDDSKNEAAASCVDYQTLGISRMRNPNISTAIIGNLEPGTTKYVVSDESPPKFVPKDTSVKQTFENTTKETKKFKTGSLEFRRNYSQLDIRKRSLDESTDVKRHDMSPSIREPTRVEEGNPGEVDQVDGNVLGGNIIMGEFQSSRPKKSILPTYDDFSHIKHSNETTRVDVDASVKLNDQVINSKPYALATLDGTIMLVKDEIILWAMQVDHLIFALSRLDVTGDGSDKIVVCAWDGHTYFLDQECNTVRFQIEEPVRAFCAGNYSLSAGTSTPSLVYATFTNKIFLYYDVVLPSMLAKGLDPLESLTPEQKKFVDNLIGDCAAADRDKKMQQLTEYLLYGMKIDDE, from the exons ATGCGAGCTGTTAATTTTGTTCAGAGACTGCAGTGGGATATTAATGGCAATGTCCTGACTCATGGAATTGTCATCGGTGACGTTGATAACGATGGAGACAATGAACTAGTAGTTGGAACTTCTGAAGGCGagctatatatttttaaa GGAACCGAGGTCTGGCACAAGACAACTGGATTAGGTTTAATATCATGTGTTGCCATCggtgatatttttaattacggaCGCAACGCACTTGTTGTAGTATGTGGTGATGGCTGGGTCCATATTTATTACAGTCCACGTTCAGTTAATCCTAGTACAAATACTATCACTAATTCAcaagttattaataaagaatttttagACAAAATTG gcGGGATtaattttgatcatttttcAAATACCGTTGAATCGGATCAATTAACAAGTAAAATGGAGTGTGTCCATTTACAAAGAATTCCtacaaatacaaaatttattcttatCGCAGATGTAGACCGTGATGGCGCTAATGAAATGATTTTAGGATTAACAGATCGTGTTGTCAGATCTTACAGATGGTCTAGTAATGCTGATTTGGGTACTGGTAAACTTATTGGATTAAATAAATGGGAGTGTGCTAATCAAATTGGTACTGTAACACTTCAG CACATGAGTGATGGTACCCCAACACTATTGGTCGCTCAACCAGGTGGTACATTTATGCGAATAAAATGTAATCGTGATGACACTGAACTGAGAGATGACGATTCAAAAAATGAAGCTGCTGCCAGTTGCGTTGATTATCAAACATTAGGAATATCACGAATGCGCAATCCAAATATTTCTACTGCAATCATAGGAAATTTAGAGCCAGGTACTACTAAATACGTAGTCTCCGACGAGTCCCCGCCAAAGTTTGTCCCAAAAGACACTAGTGTTAAGCAGACGTTTGAAAATACAACGAAGgagacgaaaaaatttaaaacaggaTCTCTGGAATTCCGACGTAATTACTCGCAGCTGGATATTAGAAAACGGAGTTTGGATGAAAGTACAGACGTTAAAAGACATGATATGAGTCCGAGTATTCGTGAGCCCACGAGAGTCGAGGAAGGGAATCCAGGTGAAGTTGATCAAGTTGATGGTAATGTACTAGGTGGAAATATTATCATGGGAGAGTTTCAAAGCAGCCggccaaaaaaatccattttacCAACGTATGATGATTTTTCACACATCAAACACAGCAATGAAACAACTCGAGTTGATGTTGATGCCagtgttaaattaaatgatcaaGTTATCAATAGTAAACCTTATGCACTGGCCACTCTTGATGGGACAATTATGCTAGTCAaagatgaaattattttatg gGCTATGCAAGTAGATCACTTGATATTTGCATTGTCGCGTTTGGATGTAACAGGCGATGGCTCTGACAAAATAGTCGTCTGTGCTTGGGATGGACACACTTATTTTCTTGATCAAGAATGCAATACCGTACGTTTTCAAATCGAAGAACCAGTAAGAGCTTTTTGCGCTGGGAATTATAGTTTGAGTGCTGGCACATCAACTCCTAGTCTCGTTTACGCAACTTTTACTAACAAG atttttttatattatgacgTTGTGCTTCCAAGTATGCTCGCAAAAGGCCTAGACCCACTTGAGTCATTAACACCAGAgcagaaaaaatttgttgacaatttaatCGGCGATTGTGCAGCCGCCGATAGAGACAAAAAGATGCAACAGCTTACAGAGTATTTATTATATGGAATGAAGATTGACGATGAGTGA
- the LOC130666734 gene encoding protein BTG3-like, whose amino-acid sequence MRNEITAAVLFLVQLIEKNEKFSPDQLDCFRRRLIELLTERFKNHWFPDKPFKGQGYRCIRVNGNSRRDETLESAASAAGFKYEDLSLPVELTLWVDPREVCCRFGENKGSYCTLASFETDSANHFHQTDVSEKENKIIQGSNQKNIKSVGTDQIKPKPLSSSNENHQQSINNTNNSNNSNSSTTTGSTTSANNNNNNGPGRRRHLINSPRPHLSRNRSWFNHSFSMGYGPHPMSQPWYNVMPPHSFLGGPSPPPFVGHRGNKWIAHPPSYSTGPTRFHHWSPKAALKV is encoded by the exons ATGCGCAACGAAATAACAGCAGCTGTACTATTTTTAGTGCAGTTGAtcgaaaaaaacgaaaaatttagtccTGATCAGTTGGACTGCTTTCGACGTCGGCTGATTGAGTTGCTGACTGAACGGTTCAAAAATCACTGGTTCCCGGACAAACCATTCAAAGGACAAGGATATAGATGTATACGAGTTAATGGCAACAGTCGACGAGATGAGACATTGGAAAGTGCTGCTAGTGCTGCTGGTTTTAAATACGAAGATTTGTCGTTACCTGTTGAATTGACGCTGTGGGTTGATCCTCGGGAGGTTTGCTGTCGTTTTGGAGAAAATAAAGGCTCTTATTGTACCCTAGCTTCCTTTGAAACTGACAGTGCTAATCATTTTCATCAGACGGATGTTTCTGagaaggaaaataaaataattcaaggaTCTAATCag aaaaatataaagagtGTTGGTACGGATCAAATAAAACCAAAGCCACTGAGTTCATCTAACGAAAATCACCAGCagtcaataaataataccaacaacagcaacaataGTAATAGTAGTACAACAACAGGATCAACTACCAGTgcgaataataataacaacaatggACCAGGTAGGCGTCGTCATTTGATAAATAGTCCACGACCACATCTATCACGCAACCGCTCGTGGTTCAATCACTCATTCAGCATGGGTTACGGTCCTCATCCAATGAGCCAACCCTGGTACAACGTCATGCCACCTCACAGTTTCCTCGGCGGTCCATCTCCACCTCCATTCGTCGGTCACAGAGGTAATAAATGGATTGCACATCCTCCTTCTTACTCTACTGGACCTACTCGTTTCCATCACTGGTCTCCAAAGGCTGCTCTCAAAGTTTAA